The sequence below is a genomic window from Hydrogenimonas thermophila.
ATTGACTACCTAACTCGTGAATTAGATCTTTTATCGCAGGTTATGGATACATCTGTTGATGTTGTTCAGTTTCATTTTGGAGGAGGAACTCCAACTTTCTTTAGTGCTGAACAACTAGATGATATTATGAATAGTGTTAAAAAACACTTTCCAAACTTTACTAAAGATGCTGAAGTCAGCTGTGAAATAGATCCACGCTTCTTTAATGAAGAGCAAATGAAAGTTCTTCAAAAGCATGGTTTTAAACGCATTAGTTTTGGTGTTCAGGATTTTGAGCCGATTGTTCAGCAGACAGTTCATCGCATTCAACCTTACGATATTACAAAAGATGCTGTTGAGCTTGCCAGAAAGTATGGTGTTGAAAGTATTAATATTGACTTGATCTATGGTCTGCCTTATCAAACGCTTGAGAGTTTTAAAAATACATTGGAGATGGCACATTCACTTGATCCTGATAGGCTTGCAGTATTTAATTATGCTCATGTTCCGTGGCTTAAAAAGACTATGCGAAAACTAGATGAAACAACAATTCCAAGCCCGGATGTGAAACTAGCAATTTTACAGCATACGATTGACTATTTTACAAATAATGGCTATAAAATGATTGGAATGGATCATTTTGCTAAGCCTGATGATGAGCTTTTTAAAGCTATTGATAAGGGTGAATTGCATAGAAACTTTCAAGGTTATACAACCCGTGGAGGTGTAGATCTAATCGGTGTTGGTGTAACCAGTATTGGTGAAGGAAGAGATTATTATGCTCAAAACTATAAAGATTTGCCTGAGTATGAAGCTGCTATTGATGCAGGTAAGTTGCCGTTTTGGCGTGGAGTTGAGTTAAATGAAGATGATCTTATTCGCAAATCGGTTATTATGGAGTTGATGAGTAACTTCAGACTTGACATAAAAAGAGTAGAAAAAGAGTTTGGAATTGATTTTAATGACTATTTTGCTGATGCTGTAAAAGAGTTGCAACCTATGGTCGATGAAGGATTAGTTCAAATATCTGATAAAGAGATTACCGTTTCACAAACAGGTACATTGGTAATACGAAATATTGCTATGCCGTTTGATGCGTATATGAAAAAACATGCTGAAAGTAAGAAGACCTTTAGCAAAACAGTATAAAAGTAGCAAGAGGGTAGATGAAAGCATTGGACACTGAGGAGAAGTTTGCAAAGTATTTTACGATTGAGAGATACTTTACGCCCATTGAGATGGAGTATCGAAAATCTGTTGTGCAAAATGCAGGATGTGATTTTGATCAAGTTCTTGATAAAGTATCTGATTATCGTAAACGAAATATACGACATCTTTTCAGTAGTCAAGGTGAATCATTTGCTTTTTGTCTAACAAAAGAGTTAAATCGTCGTGTTGAGAAAATCAATAGTTTTTGGAAGAGTATAGAGTATCTTTTAAAAAGTAGATATGAAAAAGATTTAGTATTTGATACTCTTATTTCAGAAGCTTTTAGCTCCTCAACAATAGAGGGAGCCTATACAACACATAAACGTACTAAAGAGCTTATTAAAGAGAAACTAACTCCAGAAAATAGATCAGAAAAGATGGTTGTAAATAACTATTATGCTTTAGAGTATAGTGATGAACATATTCGAAAACCAATTGATAAAGATTTTATTTTAAAACTGCATCAAGTTGTTACGGAGGGAACACTTGATAAGCAAACAGATGAAGGAAAGTTTAGAGATGATCTTGTAGAGATACTGGATTCTAAACAGAAAGTAATTTTTTCACCAACTGGTGATATTGAAAAAATGCATCAGATGATTGATGATCTTTTAAATTACGTTAATGATGAGGATGATTGGAGTGAAGTTATTGACTGCATCTATAAAGCGATGATGTTTCATTTTGTTTATGCCTATATTCATCCCCACTTTGATGGTAATGGAAGAACTGTACGAATTCTATTTACACATCTTTTGGTAAAGTGTGGCTATGATATGTTTCGATATATCTCTCTATCTGAAGTGATTATGGAGAAGAAAAAAGATTATGAAAAGGCTTTTGTAGCAGTAGAGAGAAATAAGTTGCCAGATGGAAGTTATGATTTGACATACTTTTTTTACTATCTTACAGACATTATGCTTGAAGGGTTAGAAAGACTTGCTTCAAGAATTACAAAATATACAGTTGAATCAAGGATGCTTGATATTGCAGATAAAAAAGGAATAATATTGTCTTTAATACAAAAGCGTATTATCAAATCAATTGCAAGAAGCTCTTTACCTTTAGATACAAAAACAGTGTCTAAACGGTTAAAGTTATCAGCTCAAACAATTCGTAAACATGCTAATGTTTTAGCTGAATTTGGTATTATAAAAAAAATCAAGAATGGAAATAAAATCTATTTCCAACCAAATATATAATAGTAACAAAGTAATAAAAATTTATGGAGAGTATCTTGTCTGAGCCAAAAAATCTTTTCGATTATACAAAAATCAGTGATGATTGCATTAAGTGTGGTAAGTGTATTCCTGTCTGTACGATTCACAATGTCAATGCAGATGAGGTAACCAGTCCACGTGGGTTTATAGACCTTTTAGGAGCGCATAAAAGGGGAGAGTTGGAGCTTGACCGTACAGCAAAAGATATCTTTGAGAGCTGTTTTTTGTGTACAAACTGTGTAGATGTCTGTCCAAACTCTCTACCTACAGATATGGTTATAGAAGAGGTTCGTAAAGAGATTGCCGACAAGTATGGCATTGCTTGGTTTAAAAAACTCTTCTTTTTCCTATTGCGCCATCGTACTATTATGGATATCGCAAGCAAGTTGGGGTATGTCTTTAAATCTTGTGCCGTTAAGACAGATGAAAAGCGTGGTGGTTTGATTCCGCGGTTTAATCTGCCTATTATTAAAAAAGATAGACTTCTTCCTAGTATGGCAAGTACAAGTGTGCTTAACTCTTATCCTGAAAATATTGATCACGGTGGCAAGGGACGTGTAGCAATATTTATAGGGTGTTTGGCAAACTATAACTATACTGGCATTGGTCACGGGCTTGTAAAGATTTTAAAAGAGCTTCAAATAGATGTATTTTTTGCAAAAGATCAGAAGTGTTGTGCCGCACCGGCTTATTTTACTGGAGATTTCAGAACTGTTGAAGTATTGGCTAAGCAGAATATTGAATATTTTGAAAGCTTTATAGATGATGTAGATGCCATTATCATTCCAGAGGCAACCTGTTCTGCAATGATTAAGCATGACTGGGCAGTCTTTTTTAGAAACCGTGGTGAAGAAGAGTGGGCACAGCGTGCTGAAAAGCTGAATGAAAAGATTTTTATGGCTACTGAGTGGCTTGCAAACCACACCAATTTGTCAGAGATTTTGAAAGAGAAGGGTGTTAAAAGTGATTTGCTTGTAACTTACCATGATCCTTGCCATGCAAGAAAAGTTCAAGGTGTTTACAAAGAGCCGCGTAATCTCTTGCAACAGACATATCAGCTTAAAGAGATGAGTGATCCAAACCGATGTTGTGGATTTGGCGGTGTAACAATTCAGACTGAAAAATTCCATTTGGCTGAAGCGGCAGGAAAGCCTAAAGCTGCAATGATAGATGAAACAGGAGCTGATGTTGTTGCGGCAGAGTGTAGTGCTTGCCGTATGCAGTTAGGAAATGCACTCTATCAAGCAGACAGTAAAGCTATATTTAAAAATCCTATTGAACTTATTGCAGAAGCATTGGATAAATAATGACATATTGGCAACATATATATGAACATTTTGATCCAATAGCTTTTAGCATAGGTCCTTTTAATGTTCACTGGTACGGCATTATGTATGTTTTGGCGCTTCTTACAGCGCTTTATGCCGCCGGGTGGTATGTAAAAAATGACAAATATCCTGTTGAAGATAAAATGCTTGAAAGCTATTTTATATATGTTGAAATAGGTGTGATTTTAGGGGCAAGATTAGGTTATATTCTTTTTTATGATCCTCACACATCCTACTATTTGACGCATCCTTGGCAAATATTTAACCCTTTTCAGGGAGGTACATTTACAGGAATCAGTGGTATGAGCTACCATGGAGCCGTCATAGGATTTCTAATAGCAACCTGGATTTTTGTAAGAAAAACAAAAACATCATTTTGGATGTGGATGGATCTTGTAGCACTTAGTGTTCCTGTAGGTTATGTTTTTGGTCGCATTGGAAACTTTTTAAACCAAGAACTTGTAGGGCGTGCTACTGATGTACCTTGGGGAATTTATGTAAATCAAACATTACGACACCCTTCTCAGCTTTATGAAGCATTTTTAGAAGGGATTTTAGTTGCTGCGATACTCTTCTTTTATAGAAAGAGACAGCGTTTTGAGGGTGAACTTATTGCTTTGTATGCCATTCTTTACGGAACAGCGCGTTTTGTTGCAGAATTTTGGAGAGAGCCTGACATTCAACTTGGTTATATTTGTTGCGGTTGGGTGACGATGGGGCAGTTACTATCTTTTGCAATGATAGTTGCAGGAGTTATTGGCTACAAAATGCTTGCCAAACGAGGCAAGCCTATTTTATTAAAGAGTTAATGATTTTTTCCAGACTCTCTTTGGGTGCATAGCCAGGGATGATTTGAACGGCACTTCCTTTTTTGTCAAATATAATAGAAAATGGAAGGTTCCCATTCCATCCAGCACGCTGAGATATGTAACGTATAAAATCGATATTTTGTAAATATTCATAGATTGGATAGTTAAAGTGAAATCTATTTTCAAGCTGTGAACGTTCTTTTAAAGTCATCTGCTCTTGCGCATGGATAGCTACAACTTGGAACTTTCCTTTATATTTTTTTTGCAACTCTACAAGATGCGGAATCTCTTTCATACACCATTTACAATTTTTTCCAAAAAAGTTTAGTAAAACTACTTTTCCTTCATACTCTTTTATAATAATTCCATTTGATGTATCTTTGATATGCAGTAACGGTGCTCCACTCTCTTTTAGCTCAAAAGTTAAAGTAGAGTCTTTAGCCAAAATTGGTTGTAGTGTTAAGATAAAAATAGCAAGCATAAATTTTGCTATCAGTTTCATTATTGTTCCTTTATAGTAGATTGAATTTGATCATATAGCTTTAAGAATGCTATAAAAATGGTTGTAACTGCCGGACCTATAATCATGCCCCAAAAACCGATTGTTGTCAAGCCGGCAATGATTGAGAAAAAGACTAAAATCTCATTGACAGCTTGTGTCTCTTTAAGAAGTTTATAGTCAATCTCTTTAATTATTATCGGTTTTATAAATGTATCAGCAATAATAGAAATAACTATAATAGAGTAGGCTGCCAAAATTAATGCAGGGGTACTTCCTTCTGTGATCCATAAATAGATCGAGACAGGTACCCACATTAAAGCGCCGCCAATAACTGGTACTAAAGATGCAAAGCCGTACAGAATTCCCATTAAGATCATATTTAAACCAAATATTCCCGCAATTATAGCAAATAGAGCACCTTCAAAAATTGCTGTTGCCAAAATAGAGAAAAATACTACTCCCATTGAGTTTGAAAGTTCATTAAAGAGAAGTTGAGTTTGAGCAGTGTCAAGTGGAAGTATACGCTTTATGAAATGTCCAATATCTTCACCATACAGATATGTAAAAAAGTAAAAAATTAAAATTAGAACCATATCTTTAAAAAAGACAGCACTATGGGCTGCAAGAGAACCAAAATATGATATTGTATATTTAAGATAGCTATTAATATTCTCTTCACTAAATATATCAGCTAAAGCAGTATATATGTTTTGTGGATCAATATTCATCTGATCAAGCAGTTTTGTAGGTAGAGATATTGTCTGAAGAAAATTTGAAAGTTTTTCTACATTTTCTTGTATGAGTACAGGATCTATTTGTGCAACTATGATAGCTATTGCATTTATCATATAGACAAGAGGTGCAAAAAACATTACACCTAAAAGAAGAGTCATTATTGCACTGATTTGCCATCTTTTTTTCAAATGTTTGCTTAAATGCTTGGAAATTCCAAGTGTTGCAAACATAAGAAGTATGGCAATAGTAATATCTTGCATAAAAGGTCTATAGATAAAATAGACTGACCAACCAGAAATTATGAGAAGCAGTACTATAAAGTATTGCGGTTTCAAAGAAGCGCACCTTGTAATTTTGGTGATAATTTAAAAACATCATATGTTTTTGGTGTTGCTATGCGACCTCTTGCCGTTCTTTCAATATATCCGTTAGCAAGCAAGTATGGCTCAATTACATCTTCAATTGTTCCTTCATCTTCACTTAGTGCAGCTCCTATTGTACTAAGACCAAGTGGTTTGCCTTTTGCTTCAATTAAAAGTTTCAATAGTTTGATATCCATCTCATCAAATCCTCTTTCATTAACTCCTAGCTCATCAAGGGCAAACTTGGTTCTTTCAAGATGAATATGATCTTCATTCTCCACTTCAGCAAAGTCTCTTACACGCCTTAGAAGTCTTAGAGCTATACGAGGTGTTCCTCTGCTTCTTTTTGCAATCTCCAGTGCTGCATCAGCATCACAAGGTTTTTCAAGCTTATTTGCTGCTTGTTGTATGATTAACGCCAACTCTTTACTTTCATAAAATTGCATTCTAAAATGCATTCCAAATCTGTCTCTAAGAGGGTTTGAAATCATTCCGGCACGTGTTGTTGCACCTATAAGAGTAAAGCGCGGTAAGTCAAGTTTAATGGTTTGGGCTGCTGGACCACTGCCTATTATGATGTCCAATCTGTAATCTTCCATAGCAGGGTAAAGAATCTCTTCTATAGCTGGAGTTAGACGATGAATTTCATCTATAAAAAGGATGTCTCCTTCTTCCAGATTGGTTAAAATAGCTGCCAAATCTCCACTTTTTTCAATCATTGGAGCTGCTGTAACTTTAATGTTACTCTCCATCTCTGAAGAGATTAGATAAGCAAGAGTGGTTTTCCCCAGTCCAGGAGGACCGAAGAAAAGTATGTGATCCAGTGCTTCATCTCTTTTTTTACTGGCTTGAATAAATACACGAAGATTTTTTTTTATCTTCTCTTGTCCAATGTACTCATCCCAAGCACTTGGACGAAGATTCGCTTCATAACTGTTTTCATAATCGAACTTCTCTATTTCGACCATTCTTTCCATAATTACATTGCTCCAAAAGCGGTTATAGATAGATAAATATTTTTACTTATAAGTATGCTCTTCTGCTGGAAATACTCCACTCTCAACCTCTTGTTTATAATTTTTTACAGCTTCTTTAACCAACTTTGCCCCTTCTAAGTAGCGTTTGACAAACTTAGGTTTGAACTCTTCAAAAAATCCAAGCATATCAGACCATACCAGAACTTGACCATCAGTTAATTTGCCTGCACCTATTCCTATGACAGGAATATTTACTGACTGAGTGACCATTGCACCAAGATTTGGAGTAACACCTTCAACTACAATGGCAAATGCACCTGCTTCTTCAATTGCTTTGGCATCCTCAATAATTTGTTCAAAACTATTTTCATCGCGCCCTTTAACTTTGTAACCGCCTTCAGATCTTACTGATTGAGGCAAAAGACCAATATGCCCCATTACAGCAATAGCATTGTCTGTTAAATGTTTGATTAACTCAGCACGGTTGCATCCACCTTCAATTTTAACAGCATCAGCACCTGTTTGTTGGAAGACTTTAACAGCATTGGTAAGAGCCTCTTCTTTTGTATTGGTAGACCCAAACGGCATATCACAAACTACAAAGGTGTTTGGTGCCCCGTTGCATACTGCTTGTGTATGATAAATCATCTGATCAAGAGTGACCGAGAGAGTATCTGCTTTTCCATTAAAGCTCATATTGAGACTGTCACCGACAAGAATAATATCGGCTGATTCGCTAAACAAAGATGCAAATAGTGCATCGTAAGCTGTAATCATTACTATTTTACGTTTTCCTTTTGCCTGTTGCAAAGATGTAATTGTCTCTTTCTTTGGCATATCAATTCTCCTGTACAATCCTTTTGTGACACTTACTCTGTCGGTCTTTCAAAAGTGGATTGATTCTATCTAAAAAATGGTATAATTGCAATCAAACGGAGTGTTAAAAAGCTCTTTAAAGAGGATTAAATGGGTATCCGAGCACGACTCGAAGAAGAGTATGATTATGATATTGTCGATGAGTTTCTTGATCATTTAGATATTATGACAGAAGCTATGGAGCCAACAATTATTGCGCTTGAGAATGAAGCTAGCAGAATTGAAATGATCAATGAACTTTTTCGAATTTTTCACAATATCAAATCTGCTTCTGGATTTTTAAAAATAGATAGAATACATCTTCTATCAGAATTGGCTGAAGATTTAATGGAGTCAGTTCGGCAAAACCCAAACTCTTTATCTGAAGAGATAATAGATTGGCTTTTACTTGTAAATGATCAGTTTCGGGCTTGGTATACACAACTTGAAAATGATGATGAGCTTAAAGATATTAATCCAAAAATTTTAAATGTACCGGAGATATAAAAATTTTGAAAAAGTTAGTAGCATATATAACAACAGGGTTTCCAGATAAAAATTTTACAGTTGACTTGGCTCTATCTTTGAAAGAAGCAGGTGTGGATTCACTTGAGCTTGGAATTCCATTTTCAGATCCTGTTGCTGATGGTCCAGTCATTGAAGCTGCCAATCTTTTAGCTTTGCAAAATGGTTTTAAGATTGCAGACTTGCTTGAAGTAAGTGAAAAGATAGCACCAGAAATAGATACATTATGGATGGGTTATTTTAACCCTTTTTACCATAAAGGATTAGACTTTTTTCTAACCAAAGCAAAAGAGTATGGCGTAAGTAGTTTTATTATTCCAGACCTTCCGC
It includes:
- the hemN gene encoding oxygen-independent coproporphyrinogen III oxidase; this encodes MIDFKQFIKYSKPGPRYTSYPTAVEFSEDFAYDRYIEKLKNRDVKKPISIYIHLPFCRSACYFCGCNVVFTSKEEKKVRYIDYLTRELDLLSQVMDTSVDVVQFHFGGGTPTFFSAEQLDDIMNSVKKHFPNFTKDAEVSCEIDPRFFNEEQMKVLQKHGFKRISFGVQDFEPIVQQTVHRIQPYDITKDAVELARKYGVESINIDLIYGLPYQTLESFKNTLEMAHSLDPDRLAVFNYAHVPWLKKTMRKLDETTIPSPDVKLAILQHTIDYFTNNGYKMIGMDHFAKPDDELFKAIDKGELHRNFQGYTTRGGVDLIGVGVTSIGEGRDYYAQNYKDLPEYEAAIDAGKLPFWRGVELNEDDLIRKSVIMELMSNFRLDIKRVEKEFGIDFNDYFADAVKELQPMVDEGLVQISDKEITVSQTGTLVIRNIAMPFDAYMKKHAESKKTFSKTV
- a CDS encoding Hpt domain-containing protein; translation: MGIRARLEEEYDYDIVDEFLDHLDIMTEAMEPTIIALENEASRIEMINELFRIFHNIKSASGFLKIDRIHLLSELAEDLMESVRQNPNSLSEEIIDWLLLVNDQFRAWYTQLENDDELKDINPKILNVPEI
- a CDS encoding Fic family protein; this encodes MKALDTEEKFAKYFTIERYFTPIEMEYRKSVVQNAGCDFDQVLDKVSDYRKRNIRHLFSSQGESFAFCLTKELNRRVEKINSFWKSIEYLLKSRYEKDLVFDTLISEAFSSSTIEGAYTTHKRTKELIKEKLTPENRSEKMVVNNYYALEYSDEHIRKPIDKDFILKLHQVVTEGTLDKQTDEGKFRDDLVEILDSKQKVIFSPTGDIEKMHQMIDDLLNYVNDEDDWSEVIDCIYKAMMFHFVYAYIHPHFDGNGRTVRILFTHLLVKCGYDMFRYISLSEVIMEKKKDYEKAFVAVERNKLPDGSYDLTYFFYYLTDIMLEGLERLASRITKYTVESRMLDIADKKGIILSLIQKRIIKSIARSSLPLDTKTVSKRLKLSAQTIRKHANVLAEFGIIKKIKNGNKIYFQPNI
- the ruvB gene encoding Holliday junction branch migration DNA helicase RuvB; this encodes MERMVEIEKFDYENSYEANLRPSAWDEYIGQEKIKKNLRVFIQASKKRDEALDHILFFGPPGLGKTTLAYLISSEMESNIKVTAAPMIEKSGDLAAILTNLEEGDILFIDEIHRLTPAIEEILYPAMEDYRLDIIIGSGPAAQTIKLDLPRFTLIGATTRAGMISNPLRDRFGMHFRMQFYESKELALIIQQAANKLEKPCDADAALEIAKRSRGTPRIALRLLRRVRDFAEVENEDHIHLERTKFALDELGVNERGFDEMDIKLLKLLIEAKGKPLGLSTIGAALSEDEGTIEDVIEPYLLANGYIERTARGRIATPKTYDVFKLSPKLQGALL
- a CDS encoding (Fe-S)-binding protein, with translation MESILSEPKNLFDYTKISDDCIKCGKCIPVCTIHNVNADEVTSPRGFIDLLGAHKRGELELDRTAKDIFESCFLCTNCVDVCPNSLPTDMVIEEVRKEIADKYGIAWFKKLFFFLLRHRTIMDIASKLGYVFKSCAVKTDEKRGGLIPRFNLPIIKKDRLLPSMASTSVLNSYPENIDHGGKGRVAIFIGCLANYNYTGIGHGLVKILKELQIDVFFAKDQKCCAAPAYFTGDFRTVEVLAKQNIEYFESFIDDVDAIIIPEATCSAMIKHDWAVFFRNRGEEEWAQRAEKLNEKIFMATEWLANHTNLSEILKEKGVKSDLLVTYHDPCHARKVQGVYKEPRNLLQQTYQLKEMSDPNRCCGFGGVTIQTEKFHLAEAAGKPKAAMIDETGADVVAAECSACRMQLGNALYQADSKAIFKNPIELIAEALDK
- the lgt gene encoding prolipoprotein diacylglyceryl transferase, whose translation is MTYWQHIYEHFDPIAFSIGPFNVHWYGIMYVLALLTALYAAGWYVKNDKYPVEDKMLESYFIYVEIGVILGARLGYILFYDPHTSYYLTHPWQIFNPFQGGTFTGISGMSYHGAVIGFLIATWIFVRKTKTSFWMWMDLVALSVPVGYVFGRIGNFLNQELVGRATDVPWGIYVNQTLRHPSQLYEAFLEGILVAAILFFYRKRQRFEGELIALYAILYGTARFVAEFWREPDIQLGYICCGWVTMGQLLSFAMIVAGVIGYKMLAKRGKPILLKS
- a CDS encoding AI-2E family transporter, giving the protein MKPQYFIVLLLIISGWSVYFIYRPFMQDITIAILLMFATLGISKHLSKHLKKRWQISAIMTLLLGVMFFAPLVYMINAIAIIVAQIDPVLIQENVEKLSNFLQTISLPTKLLDQMNIDPQNIYTALADIFSEENINSYLKYTISYFGSLAAHSAVFFKDMVLILIFYFFTYLYGEDIGHFIKRILPLDTAQTQLLFNELSNSMGVVFFSILATAIFEGALFAIIAGIFGLNMILMGILYGFASLVPVIGGALMWVPVSIYLWITEGSTPALILAAYSIIVISIIADTFIKPIIIKEIDYKLLKETQAVNEILVFFSIIAGLTTIGFWGMIIGPAVTTIFIAFLKLYDQIQSTIKEQ
- the panB gene encoding 3-methyl-2-oxobutanoate hydroxymethyltransferase — protein: MPKKETITSLQQAKGKRKIVMITAYDALFASLFSESADIILVGDSLNMSFNGKADTLSVTLDQMIYHTQAVCNGAPNTFVVCDMPFGSTNTKEEALTNAVKVFQQTGADAVKIEGGCNRAELIKHLTDNAIAVMGHIGLLPQSVRSEGGYKVKGRDENSFEQIIEDAKAIEEAGAFAIVVEGVTPNLGAMVTQSVNIPVIGIGAGKLTDGQVLVWSDMLGFFEEFKPKFVKRYLEGAKLVKEAVKNYKQEVESGVFPAEEHTYK
- a CDS encoding TlpA family protein disulfide reductase, with the protein product MKLIAKFMLAIFILTLQPILAKDSTLTFELKESGAPLLHIKDTSNGIIIKEYEGKVVLLNFFGKNCKWCMKEIPHLVELQKKYKGKFQVVAIHAQEQMTLKERSQLENRFHFNYPIYEYLQNIDFIRYISQRAGWNGNLPFSIIFDKKGSAVQIIPGYAPKESLEKIINSLIK